The Chlorobaculum sp. MV4-Y genome contains the following window.
CGAGGGAATCACGAACACATCGACCGGGTCGGAGAGCAGGAGCACTTCGATGTCGCGCTTCTTGAAATATTCGAGGTTTGGATGGGCAAGCATCTGCGGGCGGCTGCTGCCGGAGTGGTAGTAAATTTCGCTCTGCCCCTCGGCCATGCGCTCCGCGTATTGCTTGAGGGTGACGTACTCGCCCTCGCCGGTTTTGGTGGTCTCGAAACGCAACAGGTCGATCAGCTTGTCGCGATTGGTGAAGTCGGTATTGAGGCCGATTTTCAGAATCGTGCCAAACGCTTTGTAGAAGGTGCGGAACTTCTCCGGCTCCTCTTTGGCGATGGTGTCGAACCAGCCAAGCAGCTTGCCGGTCAGAATCTGTTTGATTTTCGCCATCACCGGGCTTGCCTGCACCAGCTCGCGCGAAACGTTCAGCGACAGATCCTCTGTATCGACCACGCCGCTGACAAAGCGCAGGTATTCCGGAAGCAAATCGCGGCACTCGTGCTGGATGAGCACCTTTTTGACGTAGAGCTGCGGCCCGCGTTTTTCGAGCGCGCCCTGGTTGTAGAGCAGCTCCATCGGCGCTTCAGAGGGGATGAAAAGCAGCGCCTTGAAACTCACCGCACCCTCAACCGACACGTGCAGGTAGTCAAGCGGATCCTTGAAGTCGTTAGCAATGAACTTGTAGAACTCGTTGACCTCCTCCTGCTTCAGCTCGCTCTTCGGACGCTGCCAGAGCGCGGTCATGCTGTTGATCTGGCGGGTGCCGATGCAGATGGGATATTCGACGAAGTTCGAGTACTTCTTGATAATCTGCTCGACGCGGTACTCTTCGGCGAACTCCCTGAACTCCTCCTTGAGAGTAAACGAAATCCGGGTGCCGCGAGCCTCGCGCTCGACCGGCTCGATGGTATAGGAGCCCTGGCCGGATGATTTCCAGCGCCATCCCTGCGAGCCGCTCTCGATGCTTTTGGTCTCGACGGTCACCTCGTCGGTCACCATGAAGACCGAGTAGAAACCAACACCGAACTGACCGATGAGGTTGGCGTC
Protein-coding sequences here:
- the htpG gene encoding molecular chaperone HtpG, whose translation is MSEHNTSSVRQFEYKAEMKQLLNLIVHSLYTHPEIFLRELISNASDALGKARFRMLSSDEGIDKSGELKITITADKESGSFVIEDTGIGMSEEELISNLGTVAKSGTLGFMEALKAQQKEGQPLDANLIGQFGVGFYSVFMVTDEVTVETKSIESGSQGWRWKSSGQGSYTIEPVEREARGTRISFTLKEEFREFAEEYRVEQIIKKYSNFVEYPICIGTRQINSMTALWQRPKSELKQEEVNEFYKFIANDFKDPLDYLHVSVEGAVSFKALLFIPSEAPMELLYNQGALEKRGPQLYVKKVLIQHECRDLLPEYLRFVSGVVDTEDLSLNVSRELVQASPVMAKIKQILTGKLLGWFDTIAKEEPEKFRTFYKAFGTILKIGLNTDFTNRDKLIDLLRFETTKTGEGEYVTLKQYAERMAEGQSEIYYHSGSSRPQMLAHPNLEYFKKRDIEVLLLSDPVDVFVIPSIFEYDKKPLKSIEKAEIDTSTVEPEGERLGAEGTAGVISLFKEVLGERVADVVESRRLVSSPVTLVSDKNAPDSQFEKMMKMMSKDADMPASKKILEVNTAHPIIRNLAGKHAVGLSNDPVVRAAVVQLFESALLLEGDLDSVADYVSRMNELVEAATRA